One genomic segment of Oreochromis aureus strain Israel breed Guangdong linkage group 9, ZZ_aureus, whole genome shotgun sequence includes these proteins:
- the LOC116322151 gene encoding tumor necrosis factor ligand superfamily member 10-like, producing the protein MTGSGPKLGVLLLVAVLLQTVVVTITVLHFTTALNSIKETFSRSSVSCLTGTDLQSITDARGDLCWQVTQQVHLLIEKSLSQQSQRQRQRQRQRQNSSEVKDEVSQVLLSLSRPKVAAHVTGSFVPKLERAGGAPVFAGRRVYGQKISWWEGRKGLAFLQDVQLVDGELVVSQPGLYYVYAQTYFRHSHLGEDGEDSEEVEDRGKPLLQYIYKKMSSYPAPILLMKTSRTSCWSQGSQYSLHSAHQGGLFPLTTGDRLFVTVTNASAVDMDEETSFFGAFLIS; encoded by the exons ATGACGGGCTCCGGTCCGAAGCTCGGGGTCCTGCTGCTGGTGGCGGTTCTGCTGCAGACTGTGGTCGTCACCATCACCGTGCTGCACTTCACAACGGCTCTCAACTCG ATAAAGGAGACTTTTTCCAGGAGCAGTGTCTCCTGTCTGACGGGCACTGACCTGCAGAGCATCACGGATGCGCGAGGGGATCTGTGCTGGCAGGTCACTCAGCAGGTTCACCTCCTCATCGAGAAG TCATTGTCTCAGCAGAGCCAGAGACAGAGGCAGAGGCAGCGGCAGAGGCAGAATTCGTCGGAAGTGAAAG ATGAAGTCTCCCAggtgctgctctctctctctcgccccaAAGTTGCCGCTCATGTCACGGGCAGCTTTGTCCCCAAACTGGAGCGAGCAGGAGGAG CTCCAGTCTTTGCTGGGCGGCGCGTTTATGGCCAGAAGATCTCATGGTGGGAGGGCCGTAAGGGGCTGGCCTTCCTCCAGGACGTCCAGCTGGTGGATGGGGAGCTGGTGGTGTCACAGCCGGGCCTCTACTATGTCTACGCCCAGACTTACTTCAGACACAGCCACCTGGGGGAGGATGGAGAGGACAGCGAGGAGGTGGAGGATAGGGGGAAACCTCTGCTGCAGTACATCTATAAGAAG ATGAGCTCATACCCGGCTCCCATCCTGCTGATGAAAACAAGCCGCACTTCCTGCTGGTCCCAAGGTTCCCAGTACTCTCTTCACTCCGCCCACCAGGGGGGGCTGTTCCCACTTACTACCGGCGACCGCCTGTTCGTCACGGTGACAAATGCATCTGCTGTGGACATGGACGAGGAGACCAGCTTCTTTggtgcatttctgatcagctaG
- the msl2b gene encoding E3 ubiquitin-protein ligase MSL2b has product MNPVNATSLFVSASRSVLQCDPRDPRALAELCKLLPFFRQSLSCLVCGNLLQDPIAPTNSSCQHYVCRGCKGQRMQLKPSCSWCKDYSRFEENRQLSLLVHCYRKLCLYITQSPLAPHIASAASDSPDLQAILNEGLTLAEREPEVEDVSDSVRLSQTVSTSEVGQPDGGPATKELKVEEPSPVGFNGLHDCNGLVSSDRLHPITTKQESFSEEIPECVSVTGTSETGLCDIGAFGDDLKHGGGPLLLSVEEVLRTLETESDPDPSPEPNSQPGCLPSVPQSSLNGPHCPSGPDSSRLITSLPSENSSRPLQPHPQPSLQPPPQPSAVTPRILLRCHRKRSRSESDSEKVQPLPISSLLRGPPVGANSSPHHPNPGATTKQEPKFPAAMPHPHLAPVPNGSTPKVGKTVLVPNKALKKTVEHHGAAKKSYTKARQGAPKPRTQPRDRVPPHPHPLTHPPSPSKPLYKKPVEKKGCKCGRATQNPSVLTCRGQRCPCYSNRKACLDCICRGCQNSYMANGEKKLEAFAVPEKALEQTRLTLGINLTSIAAAALRSPATSSPGNTLLNVTTATGAPVTAAFLSGAGHDNRGYDDSLEMRFDC; this is encoded by the exons ATGAACCCGGTGAATGCGACCTCTCTCTTCGTGTCTGCGAGCCGGTCGGTGCTGCAGTGCGACCCCCGAGACCCCCGGGCTCTTGCGGAGCTCTGCAAGCTCCTGCCGTTTTTCCGCCAGTCCCTCTCCTGCTTGGTCTGCG GCAACCTGCTGCAGGACCCCATCGCTCCCACCAACTCGTCATGTCAGCATTACGTCTGTCGAGGCTGTAAGGGTCAGAGAATGCAGCTGAAGCCGTCCTGCAGCTGGTGCAAGGACTATTCCCGCTTCGAGGAAAACCGGCAGCTTTCTTTGCTCGTCCACTGTTACAGGAAGCTCTGTCTCTACATCACACAGTCGCCGCTTGCACCACACATAGCCAGCGCTGCCAGTGACTCACCTGACCTGCAGGCTATCCTCAATGAGGGCCTGACATTGGCGGAGCGTGAGCCAGAAGTGGAGGATGTCTCAGACTCTGTTCGGTTGTCACAGACGGTGTCGACCTCTGAGGTGGGGCAGCCCGATGGCGGTCCAGCTACAAAGGAACTCAAGGTGGAAGAACCGAGCCCCGTGGGCTTTAACGGACTGCATGACTGTAACGGTCTGGTCAGTTCAGACAGACTGCACCCCATCACCACAAAGCAGGAGAGCTTCTCAGAGGAGATCCCGGAGTGTGTGAGTGTCACAGGCACTTCAGAGACGGGACTTTGTGACATCGGCGCTTTCGGGGACGACCTGAAACATGGCGGGGGGCCGCTACTGTTGAGTGTAGAGGAGGTGCTCAGGACTTTAGAGACGGAGTCTGACCCTGACCCTTCACCTGAGCCCAACTCTCAGCCAGGCTGCCTCCCCTCGGTACCTCAGTCTAGCCTAAACGGGCCTCATTGCCCATCAGGCCCAGACTCATCCCGCCTCATCACCTCCCTCCCTTCAGAGAACAGCTCCCGTCCCCTCCAACCTCACCCACAGCCCTCACTGCAGCCCCCTCCTCAACCCTCTGCAGTCACCCCACGTATTCTTCTTCGCTGCCACCGCAAACGCTCCCGCTCAGAGAGCGACAGCGAGAAGGTGCAGCCCCTTCCTATTTCCAGCCTCCTACGAGGGCCCCCCGTTGGTGCCAACAGTTCCCCCCACCACCCCAACCCTGGTGCCACCACCAAACAGGAACCTAAGTTCCCTGCAGCAATGCCTCACCCGCACCTAGCCCCGGTACCTAATGGCAGCACCCCTAAGGTGGGTAAGACTGTACTTGTCCCCAACAAGGCTCTGAAAAAGACTGTGGAGCACCATGGTGCCGCCAAGAAGTCGTACACCAAGGCCAGGCAAGGGGCCCCCAAACCCCGCACGCAGCCCCGTGACAGAGTACCCCCTCACCCTCACCCCCTCACACACCCACCCAGCCCCTCGAAGCCACTGTACAAGAAGCCTGTGGAGAAGAAGGGCTGCAAGTGTGGCCGGGCTACCCAGAACCCCTCAGTGTTGACCTGTAGGGGGCAACGCTGCCCCTGTTACTCAAACCGCAAG GCTTGCCTGGACTGCATCTGCCGCGGCTGCCAGAACTCATACATGGCCAATGGCGAGAAGAAGCTGGAGGCCTTCGCCGTGCCAGAGAAAGCTCTGGAGCAGACCCGGCTCACGCTGGGCATCAACCTCACCAGTATCGCCGCAGCGGCCCTCCGCAGTCCGGCCACCAGCTCCCCGGGCAACACCCTCCTTAACGTCACCACAGCCACGGGGGCGCCCGTCACGGCCGCCTTCCTGTCTGGGGCAGGGCACGACAACCGGGGCTATGACGATTCGCTGGAGATGCGGTTTGACTGTTGA